Proteins from a genomic interval of Lolium perenne isolate Kyuss_39 chromosome 1, Kyuss_2.0, whole genome shotgun sequence:
- the LOC127341172 gene encoding LOB domain-containing protein 30-like, translating to MMSGSSSGGGGGGRPCGACKFLRRRCMAGCIFAPYFDAEHGAAHFSAVHRVFGASNLSKLLLQIPANKRMDAVVTVCYEAQARLRDPVYGCVNHISALQQQVANLQAGVAYLQAYLATLDVPPPPPPPPSFPHVPMATAFSVSGLPSSSNVPDSGNDLSSLFAQPTQSQWDLQHQHQHQHQHQHQQPLLQQPYDQMGEGSGSGGSRTDGGDLQALARELLERSQRRSAGARPQRPSRTQ from the exons ATGATGAGCGGCTCGtcgagcggtggcggcggcggtggacggCCGTGCGGGGCGTGCAAGTTCCTGCGGCGCAGGTGCATGGCCGGCTGCATCTTCGCCCCCTACTTCGACGCGGAGCATGGGGCGGCGCACTTCTCGGCGGTGCACAGGGTGTTCGGCGCCAGCAACTTGTCCAAGCTCCTCCTGCAGATCCCTGCGAACAAGCGCATGGACGCCGTGGTCACCGTCTGCTATGAGGCTCAGGCCCGCCTCCGTGACCCCGTCTACGGCTGCGTCAACCACATCTCTGCCCTCCAGCAACAG GTGGCGAATCTCCAGGCCGGGGTCGCCTACCTGCAAGCCTACCTCGCCACGCTGGAcgtgccaccgccaccgcctccgccaccgtCTTTCCCGCACGTGCCAATGGCCACCGCGTTCTCCGTCTCCGGCCTGCCGTCGTCGTCGAACGTCCCGGACAGCGGCAACGACCTGTCATCGCTCTTCGCACAGCCCACGCAGTCCCAGTGGGACttgcaacaccaacaccaacaccaacaccaacaccagcaCCAACAGCCGCTACTCCAACAACCATATGACCAAATGGGAGAGGGCTCCGGCTCCGGTGGCAGCCGCACCGACGGTGGCGACCTGCAAGCCCTGGCCAGGGAGCTCTTGGAACGGTCCCAACGGAGATCGGCGGGAGCGAGGCCCCAAAGGCCATCGCGCACACAGTGA